CAGTACGTTTACCAGCGCCAGCGGGATGAGGAACTTCCAGCCGAAGTGCATCAGCTGATCGTATCGCAGGCGCGGCAGGGTGCCGCGCATCCAGATGAAGAAAAAGGCCACCGCCAGCACCTTGAGCATGAACCAGACGATGGGCGGCAGCAGCGGTCCATGCCAGCCGCCCAGAAAGAAGACGGTGGTGACGGAGCCGAGAATGATCATGTTGATGTATTCGCCGACGAAAAAGAGGCCGAAGCGCATCCCGGAGTACTCGGTATGGAAGCCGGCGACGATCTCGTTCTCCGCTTCCGGCAGGTCGAAGGGGACGCGCCGTGATTCGGCCGCCACACTGACCATGAAGATGAAGAAGGCGATCGGGTTGGTGATCAGAAAGGGTACCGTCTCCTGCGCATGGACGATCTCAGTGAGGGAGAAGGAGCGCGCATGCAGGACCACCGGAACGATAGACAGTCCCATGGAGAGTTCGTAAGAGATGAGCTGGGCGAGACCACGGATGCCGCCGAGCAGGGAGTACTTGGAATTTGAGGCCCAGCCGCCCAAGGCGACCCCGTAGA
The Desulfuromonas sp. TF DNA segment above includes these coding regions:
- the nuoH gene encoding NADH-quinone oxidoreductase subunit NuoH — its product is MIDWVMVLLTLIKLILILGVVLTMAAYLVLAERKILARMQLRYGPNRVGPFGLLQPLADVIKLLTKEDFVPTGADKWLFMLAPGLAAVTAILSFAVVPFAPALTIFGREVPMVVCDLNVGVLYFLGLSSLAVYGVALGGWASNSKYSLLGGIRGLAQLISYELSMGLSIVPVVLHARSFSLTEIVHAQETVPFLITNPIAFFIFMVSVAAESRRVPFDLPEAENEIVAGFHTEYSGMRFGLFFVGEYINMIILGSVTTVFFLGGWHGPLLPPIVWFMLKVLAVAFFFIWMRGTLPRLRYDQLMHFGWKFLIPLALVNVLVTGAVLLALR